Proteins from a single region of Equus asinus isolate D_3611 breed Donkey chromosome 17, EquAss-T2T_v2, whole genome shotgun sequence:
- the PTDSS2 gene encoding phosphatidylserine synthase 2 isoform X2, which yields MWGKGSGSAPKGDKAGIPPPGLGHGSTLRGGAPGKRGDTESGRLGRRVWSGHCTGGPRRTTLPSGSGYLATRRHPSQQALLPTRDVRTTRPSMPRGPDALTTRSTMQRPPFPRHSRPCSLETPPSERCDPFPALRAARSLGDPVCVGSGRGAERSCRGAMRRGDRRGPGGLRPGSPLPAGKASLEEPPDGVPSGPAPGPGRRSTESEVYDDGTNTFFWRAHTLTVLCILTCVLGYVTLLEETPRDTAYNTKRGIVASILVFLCFGVTQAKDGPFSRPHPAYWRFWLCVSVVYELFLIFILFQTVQDGRQFLKYVDPRLGVPLPERDYGGNCLIYDADNESDPFHNVWDKLDGFVPAHFLGWYLKTLMIRDWWMCMIVSVMFEFLEYSLEHQLPNFSECWWDHWIMDVLVCNGLGIYCGMKTLEWLSLKTYKWQGLWNIPTYKGKMKRIVFQFTPYSWVRFEWKPASSLRRWLAVCGIILVFLLAELNTFYLKFVLWLPPEHYLVLLRLVFFVNVGGVAMREIYDFMDDPKLHKKLGQQAWLVAAITATELLIVVKYDPHTLTLSLPFYIAQCWVLGSVLLLTWTAWRFFLRDITLRYKETRRQKQQSRGDQGRAVGSMDGHPLGPDDPLPRPDDPLPGPDNPQGPGEAEMEGVPALN from the exons ATGTGGGGTAAAGGGTCAGGAAGCGCCCCAAAAGGAGACAAAGCAGGGATCCCGCCTCCGGGCCTGGGCCACGGCTCCACGCTGCGAGGAGGCGCTCCAGGAAAGCGCGGGGACACTGAGTCCGGCCGTCTGGGCAGGAGGGTCTGGAGTGGCCACTGCACCGGAGGCCCGCGGCGCACGACACTGCCCAGCGGCTCCGGTTACCTAGCAACCAGGCGGCATCCTTCCCAGCAAGCACTGCTTCCAACCCGGGACGTAAGGACTACGAGGCCCAGCATGCCCCGCGGCCCAGACGCGCTGACTACCCGCTCCACAATGCAGCGCCCACCCTTTCCTCGCCACTCCCGCCCCTGCTCTCTGGAGACCCCGCCGAGCGAGCGCTGCGACCCCTTCCCGGCGCTCCGCGCGGCGCGCTCTCTCGGTGACCCGGTGTGCGTGGGGTCAGGGCGCGGGGCGGAGCGGTCGTGCCGGGGCGCCATGCGGAGGGGTGATCGCAGGGGCCCCGGGGGGCTGCGGCCGGGGTCCCCGCTGCCCGCGGGCAAGGCCTCGCTGGAGGAGCCGCCGGACGGCGTGCCCTCGGGCCCAGCGCCGGGCCCGGGCCGCCGCAGCACGGAGTCCGAGGTCTACGACGACGGCACCAACACCTTCTTCTG GCGAGCCCACACCCTGACtgtgctctgcatcctcacctgTGTGCTTGGCTACGTGACTCTGCTGGAGGAGACGCCACGGGACACGGCCTACAACACCAAGAG AGGTATTGTGGCCAGTATTTTGGTTTTCTTATGTTTTGGAGTCACACAAGCTAAAGACGGGCCATTTTCCAGACCTCATCCAG cttactggaggttttggctctGCGTTAGTGTGGTCTACGAGCTGTTCCTCATCTTCATACTCTTCCAG ACCGTGCAGGACGGCCGCCAGTTTCTGAAGTATGTCGACCCCAGGCTAGGGGTCCCACTGCCAGAAAGGGACTACGGGGGAAACTGCCTCATCTATGATGCGGACAATGAGAGCGACCCCTTCCACAACGTCTGG GACAAGCTGGACGGCTTCGTGCCTGCGCACTTTCTTGGCTGGTACCTGAAG ACCCTCATGATCCGCGACTGGTGGATGTGCATGATCGTGAGCGTGATGTTCGAGTTCCTCGAGTACAGCCTGGAGCACCAGCTGCCCAACTTCAGCGAGTGCTGGTGGGATCAC TGGATCATGGACGTGCTTGTCTGCAACGGGCTGGGCATCTACTGCGGCATGAAGACCCTTGAGTGGCTGTCCCTGAAGACATACAAGTGGCAGGGTCTCTGGAACATTCCAACCTACAA GGGCAAGATGAAGAGGATCGTCTTCCAGTTCACGCCCTACAGCTGGGTCCGCTTCGAGTGGAAGCCTGCCTCCAGCCTGCGCCGCTGGCTGGCTGTGTGCGGCATCATCCTGGTG TTTTTGTTGGCAGAACTGAACACCTTCTACCTGAAGTTCGTGCTGTGGCTGCCCCCCGAGCACTACCTGGTCCTCCTGCGGCTGGTCTTCTTTGTGAACGTGGGTGGCGTGGCCATGCGGGAGATCTACGACTTCATGGATGACCC GAAGCTCCACAAGAAGCTGGGCCAGCAGGCCTGGCTGGTGGCGGCCATCACAGCCACGGAGCTGCTCATCGTGGTGAAGTATGACCCGCACACGCTCACGCTGTCGCTGCCCTTCTACATCGCCCAGTGCTGGGTGCTCGGCTCTGTGCTCCTGCTCACCTGGACTGCCTGGCGCTTCTTCCTGCG AGACATCACCCTGAGGTACAAGGAGACACGGCGGCAGAAGCAGCAGAGCAGAGGAGACCAGGGCAGAGCCGTTGGCAGCATGGACGGACACCCACTTGGGCCGGATGACCCTCTTCCTCGGCCGGACGACCCCCTGCCTGGCCCAGACAACCCCCAGGGACCCGGGGAGGCCGAGATGGAGGGGGTGCCAGCTCTGAACTGA
- the PTDSS2 gene encoding phosphatidylserine synthase 2 isoform X3, producing MIRDWWMCMIVSVMFEFLEYSLEHQLPNFSECWWDHWIMDVLVCNGLGIYCGMKTLEWLSLKTYKWQGLWNIPTYKGKMKRIVFQFTPYSWVRFEWKPASSLRRWLAVCGIILVFLLAELNTFYLKFVLWLPPEHYLVLLRLVFFVNVGGVAMREIYDFMDDPKLHKKLGQQAWLVAAITATELLIVVKYDPHTLTLSLPFYIAQCWVLGSVLLLTWTAWRFFLRDITLRYKETRRQKQQSRGDQGRAVGSMDGHPLGPDDPLPRPDDPLPGPDNPQGPGEAEMEGVPALN from the exons ATGATCCGCGACTGGTGGATGTGCATGATCGTGAGCGTGATGTTCGAGTTCCTCGAGTACAGCCTGGAGCACCAGCTGCCCAACTTCAGCGAGTGCTGGTGGGATCAC TGGATCATGGACGTGCTTGTCTGCAACGGGCTGGGCATCTACTGCGGCATGAAGACCCTTGAGTGGCTGTCCCTGAAGACATACAAGTGGCAGGGTCTCTGGAACATTCCAACCTACAA GGGCAAGATGAAGAGGATCGTCTTCCAGTTCACGCCCTACAGCTGGGTCCGCTTCGAGTGGAAGCCTGCCTCCAGCCTGCGCCGCTGGCTGGCTGTGTGCGGCATCATCCTGGTG TTTTTGTTGGCAGAACTGAACACCTTCTACCTGAAGTTCGTGCTGTGGCTGCCCCCCGAGCACTACCTGGTCCTCCTGCGGCTGGTCTTCTTTGTGAACGTGGGTGGCGTGGCCATGCGGGAGATCTACGACTTCATGGATGACCC GAAGCTCCACAAGAAGCTGGGCCAGCAGGCCTGGCTGGTGGCGGCCATCACAGCCACGGAGCTGCTCATCGTGGTGAAGTATGACCCGCACACGCTCACGCTGTCGCTGCCCTTCTACATCGCCCAGTGCTGGGTGCTCGGCTCTGTGCTCCTGCTCACCTGGACTGCCTGGCGCTTCTTCCTGCG AGACATCACCCTGAGGTACAAGGAGACACGGCGGCAGAAGCAGCAGAGCAGAGGAGACCAGGGCAGAGCCGTTGGCAGCATGGACGGACACCCACTTGGGCCGGATGACCCTCTTCCTCGGCCGGACGACCCCCTGCCTGGCCCAGACAACCCCCAGGGACCCGGGGAGGCCGAGATGGAGGGGGTGCCAGCTCTGAACTGA
- the PTDSS2 gene encoding phosphatidylserine synthase 2 isoform X1, translating into MWGKGSGSAPKGDKAGIPPPGLGHGSTLRGGAPGKRGDTESGRLGRRVWSGHCTGGPRRTTLPSGSGYLATRRHPSQQALLPTRDVRTTRPSMPRGPDALTTRSTMQRPPFPRHSRPCSLETPPSERCDPFPALRAARSLGDPVCVGSGRGAERSCRGAMRRGDRRGPGGLRPGSPLPAGKASLEEPPDGVPSGPAPGPGRRSTESEVYDDGTNTFFWRAHTLTVLCILTCVLGYVTLLEETPRDTAYNTKRGIVASILVFLCFGVTQAKDGPFSRPHPAYWRFWLCVSVVYELFLIFILFQTVQDGRQFLKYVDPRLGVPLPERDYGGNCLIYDADNESDPFHNVWDKLDGFVPAHFLGWYLKTLMIRDWWMCMIVSVMFEFLEYSLEHQLPNFSECWWDHWIMDVLVCNGLGIYCGMKTLEWLSLKTYKWQGLWNIPTYKGKMKRIVFQFTPYSWVRFEWKPASSLRRWLAVCGIILVVRPAGLACAAPRQPDSPPPSSVPQFLLAELNTFYLKFVLWLPPEHYLVLLRLVFFVNVGGVAMREIYDFMDDPKLHKKLGQQAWLVAAITATELLIVVKYDPHTLTLSLPFYIAQCWVLGSVLLLTWTAWRFFLRDITLRYKETRRQKQQSRGDQGRAVGSMDGHPLGPDDPLPRPDDPLPGPDNPQGPGEAEMEGVPALN; encoded by the exons ATGTGGGGTAAAGGGTCAGGAAGCGCCCCAAAAGGAGACAAAGCAGGGATCCCGCCTCCGGGCCTGGGCCACGGCTCCACGCTGCGAGGAGGCGCTCCAGGAAAGCGCGGGGACACTGAGTCCGGCCGTCTGGGCAGGAGGGTCTGGAGTGGCCACTGCACCGGAGGCCCGCGGCGCACGACACTGCCCAGCGGCTCCGGTTACCTAGCAACCAGGCGGCATCCTTCCCAGCAAGCACTGCTTCCAACCCGGGACGTAAGGACTACGAGGCCCAGCATGCCCCGCGGCCCAGACGCGCTGACTACCCGCTCCACAATGCAGCGCCCACCCTTTCCTCGCCACTCCCGCCCCTGCTCTCTGGAGACCCCGCCGAGCGAGCGCTGCGACCCCTTCCCGGCGCTCCGCGCGGCGCGCTCTCTCGGTGACCCGGTGTGCGTGGGGTCAGGGCGCGGGGCGGAGCGGTCGTGCCGGGGCGCCATGCGGAGGGGTGATCGCAGGGGCCCCGGGGGGCTGCGGCCGGGGTCCCCGCTGCCCGCGGGCAAGGCCTCGCTGGAGGAGCCGCCGGACGGCGTGCCCTCGGGCCCAGCGCCGGGCCCGGGCCGCCGCAGCACGGAGTCCGAGGTCTACGACGACGGCACCAACACCTTCTTCTG GCGAGCCCACACCCTGACtgtgctctgcatcctcacctgTGTGCTTGGCTACGTGACTCTGCTGGAGGAGACGCCACGGGACACGGCCTACAACACCAAGAG AGGTATTGTGGCCAGTATTTTGGTTTTCTTATGTTTTGGAGTCACACAAGCTAAAGACGGGCCATTTTCCAGACCTCATCCAG cttactggaggttttggctctGCGTTAGTGTGGTCTACGAGCTGTTCCTCATCTTCATACTCTTCCAG ACCGTGCAGGACGGCCGCCAGTTTCTGAAGTATGTCGACCCCAGGCTAGGGGTCCCACTGCCAGAAAGGGACTACGGGGGAAACTGCCTCATCTATGATGCGGACAATGAGAGCGACCCCTTCCACAACGTCTGG GACAAGCTGGACGGCTTCGTGCCTGCGCACTTTCTTGGCTGGTACCTGAAG ACCCTCATGATCCGCGACTGGTGGATGTGCATGATCGTGAGCGTGATGTTCGAGTTCCTCGAGTACAGCCTGGAGCACCAGCTGCCCAACTTCAGCGAGTGCTGGTGGGATCAC TGGATCATGGACGTGCTTGTCTGCAACGGGCTGGGCATCTACTGCGGCATGAAGACCCTTGAGTGGCTGTCCCTGAAGACATACAAGTGGCAGGGTCTCTGGAACATTCCAACCTACAA GGGCAAGATGAAGAGGATCGTCTTCCAGTTCACGCCCTACAGCTGGGTCCGCTTCGAGTGGAAGCCTGCCTCCAGCCTGCGCCGCTGGCTGGCTGTGTGCGGCATCATCCTGGTGGTAAGGCCAGCTGGCCTCGCGTGCGCGGCCCCCAGGCAGCCAGACTCGCCCCCACCCTCCTCTGTCCCGCAGTTTTTGTTGGCAGAACTGAACACCTTCTACCTGAAGTTCGTGCTGTGGCTGCCCCCCGAGCACTACCTGGTCCTCCTGCGGCTGGTCTTCTTTGTGAACGTGGGTGGCGTGGCCATGCGGGAGATCTACGACTTCATGGATGACCC GAAGCTCCACAAGAAGCTGGGCCAGCAGGCCTGGCTGGTGGCGGCCATCACAGCCACGGAGCTGCTCATCGTGGTGAAGTATGACCCGCACACGCTCACGCTGTCGCTGCCCTTCTACATCGCCCAGTGCTGGGTGCTCGGCTCTGTGCTCCTGCTCACCTGGACTGCCTGGCGCTTCTTCCTGCG AGACATCACCCTGAGGTACAAGGAGACACGGCGGCAGAAGCAGCAGAGCAGAGGAGACCAGGGCAGAGCCGTTGGCAGCATGGACGGACACCCACTTGGGCCGGATGACCCTCTTCCTCGGCCGGACGACCCCCTGCCTGGCCCAGACAACCCCCAGGGACCCGGGGAGGCCGAGATGGAGGGGGTGCCAGCTCTGAACTGA
- the RNH1 gene encoding ribonuclease inhibitor isoform X2, whose protein sequence is MEGRPRQACGSPPDGQVCSSLQNCCLTEAGCGVLPSVLRSVHSLRELHLSDNPLGDVGLQLLCEGLLHPQCHLEKLQLEYCNLTAASCGPLAAVLRAKQDFKELTVSNNDMGEAGVRVLCQGLAESACQLETLKLENCGLTPANCKDLCGIVASKASLRELDLGSNKLGDVGIAELCPGLLSPSSQLKTLWLWECDITAGGCRDLCRVLRAKENLKELSLAGNALGDEGAQLLCESLLEPRCQLESLWVKSCSLTAACCHHFSTMLTQNRHLLELQMSSNKLGDSGVQELCQGLGQPGSTLRVLWLGDCDVSNSGCSSLASLLLANRSLRELDLSNNALGDPGLLELLQSLEQPGCALEQLVLYDIYWTQELEDRLQALEESKPGLRLIS, encoded by the exons ATGGAGGGGCGGCCACGCCAGGCTTGTGGGAGCCCTCCTGATGGCCAGGTgtgctccagcctccagaactgctgCCTGACGGAGGCCGGCTGTGGGGTCCTGCCCAGCGTGCTGCGCTCCGTGCACTCCCTGCGCGAGCTGCACCTCAGTGACAACCCACTGGGGGACGTGGGCCTGCAGCTGCTCTGCGAGGGGCTCCTGCACCCCCAGTGCCACCTGGAGAAGCTGCA ACTGGAGTACTGCAACCTGACTGCCGCCAGCTGCGGGCCCCTGGCTGCGGTGCTCAGGGCCAAGCAGgacttcaaggagctcacagtgagCAACAACGACATGGGCGAGGCCGGCGTGCGGGTGCTGTGCCAGGGCCTTGCAGAGTCAGCCTGCCAGCTGGAGACGCTCAA GCTGGAGAACTGTGGCCTCACGCCAGCCAACTGCAAAGACCTGTGTGGCATTGTGGCTTCCAAGGCTTCGCTGCGTGAGCTGGATCTGGGCAGCAACAAGCTGGGCGATGTGGGCATCGCGGAGCtgtgccctgggctgctgagccCCAGTTCCCAGCTCAAGACCCTGTG gctctGGGAGTGTGACATCACAGCAGGGGGCTGCAGAGACCTGTGCCGTGTCCTCAGGGCCAAGGAGAACCTGAAGGAGCTCAGCCTGGCAGGCAATGCACTGGGCGACGAGGGTGCCCAGCTGCTGTGCGAGAGCCTGCTGGAGCCCCGCTGCCAGCTTGAGTCCCTGTG GGTGAAGTCCTGCAGCCTCACAGCTGCCTGCTGCCACCACTTTAGCACGATGCTGACGCAGAACAGGCATCTCCTGGAGCTGCAGATGAGCAGCAACAAGCTGGGGGACTCTGGCGTCCAGGAGCTctgccagggcctgggccagCCCGGCAGCACACTGCGAGTGCTCTG GCTGGGGGACTGCGACGTGAGCAatagtggctgcagcagcctGGCCTCACTCCTGCTGGCCAACCGCAGCCTGCGTGAGCTGGACCTAAGCAACAATGCCTTGGGGGACCCGGGcctcctggagctgctgcagagCCTCGAGCAGCCTGGCTGCGCCCTGGAGCAGCTGGT CCTGTATGACATCTACTGGACACAGGAGCTGGAGGACCGCCTGCAGGCCTTGGAGGAGAGCAAGCCGGGCCTGAGGCTCATCTCCTGA
- the RNH1 gene encoding ribonuclease inhibitor isoform X1 — MNLDIQCEQLSDARWTELLPLIQQYAVVRLDDCGLTEVRCRDISSALQANPSLTELSLRTNELGDAGVHLVLQGLQSPTCKIQKLSLQNCCLTEAGCGVLPSVLRSVHSLRELHLSDNPLGDVGLQLLCEGLLHPQCHLEKLQLEYCNLTAASCGPLAAVLRAKQDFKELTVSNNDMGEAGVRVLCQGLAESACQLETLKLENCGLTPANCKDLCGIVASKASLRELDLGSNKLGDVGIAELCPGLLSPSSQLKTLWLWECDITAGGCRDLCRVLRAKENLKELSLAGNALGDEGAQLLCESLLEPRCQLESLWVKSCSLTAACCHHFSTMLTQNRHLLELQMSSNKLGDSGVQELCQGLGQPGSTLRVLWLGDCDVSNSGCSSLASLLLANRSLRELDLSNNALGDPGLLELLQSLEQPGCALEQLVLYDIYWTQELEDRLQALEESKPGLRLIS; from the exons ATGAACCTTGACATCCAGTGTGAGCAGCTGAGTGACGCGCGGTGGACGGAGCTGCTGCCTCTGATCCAGCAGTACGCGGTGGTCAG GCTGGACGACTGTGGCCTCACAGAGGTGCGGTGCAGGGACATCAGCTCTGCCCTCCAGGCCAACCCCTCCCTGACCGAGCTCAGCCTTCGCACCAATGAGCTGGGCGATGCTGGTGTGCACCTGGTGCTCCAGGGCCTGCAGAGCCCTACCTGCAAGATCCAGAAGCTCAG cctccagaactgctgCCTGACGGAGGCCGGCTGTGGGGTCCTGCCCAGCGTGCTGCGCTCCGTGCACTCCCTGCGCGAGCTGCACCTCAGTGACAACCCACTGGGGGACGTGGGCCTGCAGCTGCTCTGCGAGGGGCTCCTGCACCCCCAGTGCCACCTGGAGAAGCTGCA ACTGGAGTACTGCAACCTGACTGCCGCCAGCTGCGGGCCCCTGGCTGCGGTGCTCAGGGCCAAGCAGgacttcaaggagctcacagtgagCAACAACGACATGGGCGAGGCCGGCGTGCGGGTGCTGTGCCAGGGCCTTGCAGAGTCAGCCTGCCAGCTGGAGACGCTCAA GCTGGAGAACTGTGGCCTCACGCCAGCCAACTGCAAAGACCTGTGTGGCATTGTGGCTTCCAAGGCTTCGCTGCGTGAGCTGGATCTGGGCAGCAACAAGCTGGGCGATGTGGGCATCGCGGAGCtgtgccctgggctgctgagccCCAGTTCCCAGCTCAAGACCCTGTG gctctGGGAGTGTGACATCACAGCAGGGGGCTGCAGAGACCTGTGCCGTGTCCTCAGGGCCAAGGAGAACCTGAAGGAGCTCAGCCTGGCAGGCAATGCACTGGGCGACGAGGGTGCCCAGCTGCTGTGCGAGAGCCTGCTGGAGCCCCGCTGCCAGCTTGAGTCCCTGTG GGTGAAGTCCTGCAGCCTCACAGCTGCCTGCTGCCACCACTTTAGCACGATGCTGACGCAGAACAGGCATCTCCTGGAGCTGCAGATGAGCAGCAACAAGCTGGGGGACTCTGGCGTCCAGGAGCTctgccagggcctgggccagCCCGGCAGCACACTGCGAGTGCTCTG GCTGGGGGACTGCGACGTGAGCAatagtggctgcagcagcctGGCCTCACTCCTGCTGGCCAACCGCAGCCTGCGTGAGCTGGACCTAAGCAACAATGCCTTGGGGGACCCGGGcctcctggagctgctgcagagCCTCGAGCAGCCTGGCTGCGCCCTGGAGCAGCTGGT CCTGTATGACATCTACTGGACACAGGAGCTGGAGGACCGCCTGCAGGCCTTGGAGGAGAGCAAGCCGGGCCTGAGGCTCATCTCCTGA